In one window of Bizionia sp. M204 DNA:
- a CDS encoding site-specific integrase, translated as MNKKIDDYKISIKLDVRRKKANKTYPVKLRVYGKQTKKEKWYSLDVDLTEDKFETIWVNGNSNKLRGSNKEVYTKLQAYLSRAENEAREMTVFDFDKFETKFFRKSSDKNNVKYHFDLVISKNMKNDKIGTAESYKYTFNSLAEFSKTKKKCEGEKLTFNHITVDWLKDYEKTMLLQGKSITTIGIYTRTLRVIFNNAIDEGDIINDIYPFGKKKYSIPKSKKVKKALNSTQLKTLFNAKAENDNEQLAKDFWFFSYSCNGMNFKDMALLKYSDIKKDRFSYFRAKTFDKTAEKTEIIIYLTDFTNGIISRYGNKIKNDFVFNIISKNDTSETQYKKIKNFTRLVNDHLKRLAKRNNLPSDISTYWARHSFATNSMRKGVSIEFISEALNHSDLSVTKNYLDGFEDEAKKEFANSIMDF; from the coding sequence ATGAACAAAAAAATAGATGACTATAAAATTTCTATTAAGCTAGATGTCAGAAGGAAAAAAGCTAATAAAACTTATCCTGTTAAATTGCGAGTATATGGAAAGCAGACAAAAAAAGAAAAATGGTATTCTTTAGATGTTGACTTAACCGAAGATAAATTTGAAACTATTTGGGTAAACGGTAATAGTAATAAGTTGCGTGGTTCTAATAAAGAGGTTTATACAAAGCTTCAAGCTTATCTATCAAGAGCAGAAAATGAAGCAAGGGAAATGACTGTTTTTGATTTTGATAAATTTGAAACTAAATTTTTCCGTAAATCGTCAGATAAAAATAATGTGAAGTATCATTTTGATCTTGTGATTAGCAAAAACATGAAAAATGATAAAATTGGAACAGCTGAAAGTTATAAATACACTTTTAATTCTTTGGCTGAATTTAGCAAGACTAAAAAGAAATGTGAAGGTGAAAAGCTAACTTTTAATCATATTACTGTTGATTGGTTAAAAGATTATGAGAAAACGATGCTACTGCAAGGTAAAAGTATAACCACTATTGGGATTTACACACGAACATTAAGAGTGATCTTTAATAATGCCATTGATGAAGGCGATATAATTAATGATATTTACCCTTTTGGCAAGAAGAAATATAGCATACCTAAATCCAAGAAGGTAAAAAAGGCTTTAAACTCAACGCAGCTTAAAACGTTATTTAATGCTAAAGCTGAAAACGATAATGAACAACTGGCTAAAGATTTTTGGTTTTTTAGTTATTCATGCAACGGTATGAATTTTAAAGATATGGCTTTGTTGAAATATTCAGACATAAAAAAAGACAGATTCTCATATTTTAGGGCAAAAACATTTGACAAGACTGCCGAAAAAACTGAAATAATAATATATTTGACCGACTTCACGAATGGTATTATATCCCGATACGGTAATAAAATTAAAAATGATTTTGTTTTTAACATCATATCTAAAAATGATACAAGTGAAACGCAATACAAGAAAATTAAAAACTTCACACGCTTGGTTAACGACCACTTAAAGAGACTAGCTAAAAGAAACAATTTACCAAGCGATATTTCGACGTACTGGGCAAGACATTCGTTCGCTACTAATTCAATGCGTAAAGGTGTTAGTATAGAGTTTATAAGTGAAGCCTTAAATCATAGTGATTTAAGTGTAACTAAAAATTATCTTGATGGCTTTGAAGATGAAGCTAAAAAAGAATTTGCTAACTCAATAATGGATTTTTAA
- a CDS encoding helix-turn-helix domain-containing protein: MRTLNFENLPNAVAELIKGQSELRALLLQKANLEPEMEVPIQVDGVMPITGFSKPTIYGYVQRNEIPYHKKGNRLYFFKSEIIDWIKQGKQKTIKEVETDVDTLLSNKGKRLRK, from the coding sequence ATGAGAACATTAAATTTTGAAAATCTGCCTAACGCAGTCGCTGAACTTATAAAAGGTCAAAGCGAATTGAGAGCCTTACTTCTTCAAAAGGCAAATCTAGAACCCGAAATGGAAGTACCAATCCAAGTGGATGGTGTTATGCCAATTACGGGTTTTTCTAAACCCACTATTTACGGATATGTCCAACGGAACGAAATACCTTATCATAAAAAAGGTAATCGTTTGTATTTTTTCAAGTCTGAAATAATAGACTGGATAAAACAAGGCAAACAAAAAACTATTAAAGAAGTTGAAACTGACGTCGATACTTTATTGTCTAACAAAGGAAAAAGATTAAGAAAATGA
- a CDS encoding primase-helicase family protein, with protein sequence MEEKYLRIGTAYYKDVKMPLNSQDTMKMLVPWSKNEIATDHGRDFVKDIVKYDGFCLIPSHTNYQPVINGFYNRYEKLDHKIVKGSFVETEKFLKHIFGEQYEIGLDYLSILWHNPTQILPVLCLVSNERNTGKTTFINWLKFIFQNNMTINNNEDFRSRFNSDWASKLIIAVDEVLLDKREDSERLKNLSTAKTYKSEAKGKDKIEGSFFGKFILCSNNEENFVYIDNSETRYWVRKIIPFDLSQDNPNLLEALIEEIPHFINYINSRKISCPRKTRMWFTKEQIYTQALEVLMNGNKTFVNKELEQILSDEFLQFDTEELKYSVGDLVDKLGKHNIRTSSFKISELIRSLYKIEPKNSTYIKYHISYSVQNKPIVEETNRKGRHYTFTKGMFENLS encoded by the coding sequence ATGGAAGAAAAATACTTGAGAATTGGCACAGCGTATTATAAAGACGTAAAAATGCCATTAAATAGTCAGGACACTATGAAAATGTTAGTGCCTTGGTCTAAAAATGAAATAGCAACGGATCATGGAAGAGATTTTGTAAAAGATATAGTAAAGTATGATGGTTTTTGCTTAATACCATCGCACACCAATTACCAACCAGTAATTAATGGTTTTTACAATAGATATGAGAAATTAGATCATAAAATTGTCAAAGGAAGTTTTGTGGAAACTGAAAAATTTCTAAAACACATTTTTGGAGAGCAATATGAAATTGGTTTGGACTACTTATCCATATTATGGCATAATCCAACACAAATATTGCCAGTATTATGTTTAGTAAGTAACGAGCGTAATACGGGTAAAACAACATTTATTAATTGGTTGAAGTTTATATTTCAAAATAATATGACAATCAATAATAATGAGGATTTTAGAAGTCGATTTAATTCCGATTGGGCATCAAAATTAATTATTGCTGTAGATGAAGTATTGTTAGATAAAAGAGAGGATAGCGAGCGACTAAAAAACCTTTCTACTGCTAAAACCTATAAAAGTGAAGCCAAAGGAAAAGATAAAATAGAGGGTAGCTTTTTTGGAAAGTTTATACTGTGTTCAAACAATGAAGAAAACTTTGTTTATATAGATAATTCCGAAACCAGATATTGGGTGCGAAAAATTATACCATTTGATTTATCTCAAGATAATCCAAACCTATTGGAAGCATTGATAGAAGAGATACCGCATTTCATCAATTATATTAATAGTCGTAAAATTTCATGTCCTAGAAAAACAAGAATGTGGTTCACCAAAGAACAAATTTATACGCAGGCTTTAGAGGTGTTAATGAATGGCAACAAAACTTTTGTAAATAAGGAGTTGGAACAAATTCTTTCTGATGAGTTTTTACAGTTTGATACGGAGGAATTAAAATATTCCGTTGGCGATTTAGTTGATAAACTGGGTAAGCATAATATTAGAACCAGTTCGTTTAAAATATCTGAATTAATAAGAAGCTTATATAAAATAGAGCCTAAAAATAGTACGTATATAAAATATCATATTTCGTATTCTGTTCAAAATAAGCCTATTGTAGAAGAAACGAATCGTAAAGGGCGTCATTATACGTTTACAAAAGGAATGTTTGAAAATTTAAGTTGA
- a CDS encoding type I restriction-modification system subunit M, which produces MSEDHKKQLEQQLWNIANTLRGKMNADEFRDYILGFIFYKYLAEKMEIYANRILKEGGDAFLFSEINENTETGKEYIEAIKEESLEKLGYFLKPSELFSAVSKRGNHNEDAIALDAVAEDTSLSYNTKDNFILEDLQKILNNIQNSTMGTDSEEDFEDLFEDMDLNSTKLGKSPEARNEIIAKVLAHLDKIDFKLENTELDVLGDAYEYLIGKFASGAGKKAGEFYTPQEVSMVLAKLVTTGKKKLKSVYDPTCGSGSLLLRVAKEVEEVNNFYGQELNRTTYNLARMNMILHGVHYRKFDIKQEDTLEHPQHIEHRFEAIVANPPFSAKWSANKLFMSDDRFSQYGKLAPSSKADFAFVQHMVHHLAENGQMAVVLPHGALFRGSAEAHIRKYLIEEKNFLDAVIGLPANIFYGTSIPTCILVFKKCRENPNDILFIDASANFEKVKTQNMLSDANMDKIVSTYRERKTEDKYAYLASLEEVVENDYNLNIPRYVDTFEEEEPIDIDSVASEIQTLNTDLEENETLIASFCKELNIKTPF; this is translated from the coding sequence ATGTCAGAAGACCATAAAAAACAATTAGAACAACAACTCTGGAATATTGCCAACACCTTACGTGGTAAAATGAATGCAGATGAGTTTCGTGATTATATATTAGGCTTTATTTTCTACAAATATTTAGCCGAAAAAATGGAAATATATGCCAACAGAATCCTTAAAGAAGGAGGTGATGCATTTTTATTTTCTGAAATAAACGAAAACACAGAAACTGGAAAAGAATATATAGAAGCTATAAAGGAAGAATCTTTAGAAAAATTAGGGTACTTCTTAAAACCATCAGAATTATTTTCAGCCGTTTCTAAACGTGGTAATCATAATGAGGATGCCATAGCACTTGATGCAGTTGCAGAAGACACGTCATTAAGCTACAACACAAAAGACAATTTCATATTAGAAGATTTACAAAAAATCTTAAACAATATCCAAAACAGTACGATGGGTACGGATAGCGAAGAAGATTTTGAAGACCTTTTTGAAGATATGGATTTAAACTCTACCAAGTTAGGTAAAAGTCCAGAAGCGCGTAATGAGATTATAGCCAAAGTACTTGCGCATTTAGATAAAATAGATTTCAAATTAGAAAATACCGAATTAGATGTTTTGGGTGATGCTTACGAATACCTAATAGGGAAATTTGCAAGTGGTGCAGGTAAAAAAGCGGGCGAATTTTATACACCACAGGAGGTAAGTATGGTATTGGCGAAGCTGGTAACAACAGGCAAAAAGAAATTAAAATCGGTTTACGATCCAACTTGTGGTTCTGGTTCTTTGCTATTGCGTGTAGCTAAAGAAGTAGAAGAAGTAAATAACTTTTACGGACAAGAATTAAACCGTACTACATATAATTTAGCACGTATGAATATGATATTGCACGGTGTGCATTATCGTAAGTTTGATATTAAACAAGAAGACACTTTAGAACACCCACAACATATTGAACATCGTTTTGAAGCTATTGTAGCCAATCCACCATTTTCTGCAAAATGGAGTGCTAATAAACTCTTTATGAGTGACGATAGGTTTAGCCAATATGGTAAGTTAGCACCAAGTAGTAAAGCAGATTTTGCTTTTGTACAGCATATGGTGCATCATTTAGCAGAAAACGGACAAATGGCAGTAGTATTGCCACACGGTGCTTTATTTAGAGGAAGTGCCGAAGCACACATACGAAAATATTTAATTGAAGAAAAAAACTTTTTAGATGCCGTTATAGGTTTGCCAGCCAATATATTTTATGGTACTTCTATACCAACCTGTATTTTGGTGTTTAAAAAATGTAGAGAAAATCCTAACGATATTTTATTTATTGATGCCAGCGCTAATTTTGAGAAAGTAAAAACTCAAAATATGTTAAGTGATGCTAATATGGATAAAATTGTTAGTACGTATCGAGAACGTAAAACCGAAGATAAATATGCTTATTTAGCCTCTTTAGAAGAAGTAGTAGAAAACGATTACAACCTAAACATACCACGTTATGTAGATACCTTTGAAGAGGAAGAACCAATTGATATTGATAGCGTTGCTTCTGAAATACAAACTTTAAACACTGATTTAGAAGAAAACGAAACCCTTATTGCTTCTTTCTGTAAAGAATTAAATATTAAAACACCGTTTTAA
- a CDS encoding restriction endonuclease subunit S, which yields MPKEKMLVPKLRFSEFEEELKNIELKKAATINPKSKELPDSFIYIDLESVENGILAKEERIYKNEAPSRAQRLLSKGDILYQTVRPYQMNNYFFYKNNIDYVASTGYAQIRTKNNSKYLYQYLHTFYFVNKVLLRCTGTSYPAINSTDLSKIKVNIPSLKEQQKIANFLTSIDTQIQTLEKKKTLLEQYKKGVIQKIFKQELRFKDEDGNAFPEWEKRKFSEVLFEHKLKSTGKEEVHSVSVHKGVINQIEHLGRSFSAKDTSHYSRVLPNDIIYTKSPTGDFPLGIIKQNHIKEDVIISPLYGVFTPETKELGYILHVYFESPINTSNYLSSIIQKGAKNTINITNTKFLSKKMLLPVSKEEQIKIANFLSAIDENIDLVNTKIEQTKSYKKGLLQQMFV from the coding sequence ATGCCGAAAGAAAAAATGTTAGTTCCAAAATTGAGGTTTTCAGAGTTTGAAGAAGAACTAAAAAATATTGAATTAAAAAAAGCGGCAACGATTAACCCAAAAAGTAAAGAGCTGCCTGATTCATTTATTTATATAGATTTAGAAAGTGTTGAAAATGGAATTTTAGCTAAAGAGGAGAGAATATATAAAAATGAAGCACCTAGTAGGGCACAAAGATTATTGTCAAAGGGAGATATTTTATATCAAACTGTAAGACCTTATCAAATGAATAATTATTTTTTTTATAAAAATAATATTGATTATGTTGCTTCTACAGGTTATGCTCAAATTAGAACAAAGAACAATTCAAAATATTTATATCAATATTTACATACATTTTACTTCGTAAACAAAGTCTTATTAAGGTGTACTGGAACAAGTTATCCTGCCATTAACTCAACAGATTTATCAAAAATAAAAGTTAATATTCCATCTTTAAAAGAACAACAAAAAATAGCCAATTTCCTAACATCCATAGACACCCAAATACAAACTTTAGAAAAAAAGAAAACTCTTTTAGAGCAATACAAAAAAGGGGTAATTCAAAAAATCTTTAAACAAGAGTTACGGTTTAAAGATGAAGATGGGAATGCGTTTCCAGAGTGGGAGAAAAGAAAGTTTTCAGAAGTATTATTTGAACATAAACTAAAAAGTACAGGAAAAGAAGAGGTGCATTCGGTTTCTGTGCATAAGGGAGTTATAAATCAAATAGAACATTTAGGAAGAAGTTTTTCGGCTAAAGACACAAGTCATTACAGTCGAGTTTTACCAAACGATATTATTTATACTAAAAGCCCAACTGGAGATTTTCCTTTGGGTATTATCAAACAAAATCACATAAAGGAGGATGTTATAATTTCACCACTTTATGGTGTGTTTACACCTGAAACTAAAGAATTAGGCTACATACTGCACGTTTATTTTGAATCACCGATTAATACCTCAAACTATTTAAGTTCAATTATTCAAAAAGGAGCTAAAAACACAATTAATATAACGAACACTAAATTTTTATCAAAAAAAATGCTGCTTCCTGTTTCCAAGGAAGAACAAATCAAAATCGCTAATTTCCTATCTGCCATAGATGAAAATATAGATTTAGTAAATACAAAAATAGAACAAACCAAAAGCTATAAAAAAGGCTTGTTACAACAGATGTTTGTTTAA
- a CDS encoding Abi family protein produces MLFKDEASATHFLSTISYYRLQGYWWDMQSDNVKHVFEPNTYFETVIERYNFDRHLKLILFDAIERIEIALRTKMIYHMSLSYGALWYLDATLFANPKYHASSVKIIKKEFDYSKEIFIVDHKRKYPKTNAESWKTLEVVSMGCLSKLYKNIDHQLPEKTQIAKDMGLHLHNELSSWLEAIVYVRNIIAHHSRLWSRTMAIKATDTISNPMYDWLNMPLTEVQKKKPFLIISTLIYLANAVTPGHQIKDKIIELIKANPNVPIYKLGFLNSWEQNPLWINNSSNKGCLSFSIFKK; encoded by the coding sequence ATGCTGTTTAAAGATGAGGCATCTGCTACTCATTTTTTATCTACCATAAGTTATTATCGTTTACAAGGGTATTGGTGGGATATGCAATCTGATAATGTAAAGCATGTTTTTGAACCAAATACTTATTTTGAAACTGTAATCGAACGTTATAATTTTGATAGACATTTAAAACTTATTTTATTTGATGCTATAGAGCGAATAGAAATTGCTTTAAGGACAAAAATGATTTATCATATGTCGTTGTCGTATGGTGCTTTATGGTATTTAGATGCTACGTTATTTGCAAATCCAAAATATCACGCTTCGTCTGTAAAGATTATTAAGAAAGAGTTTGATTATAGTAAGGAAATTTTTATTGTTGACCACAAACGAAAATACCCTAAAACAAATGCAGAATCATGGAAGACTTTAGAGGTTGTTTCTATGGGGTGCCTTTCAAAACTATATAAAAATATAGACCATCAGTTACCAGAAAAAACCCAAATTGCAAAAGACATGGGGTTACACTTGCATAATGAACTATCAAGTTGGTTAGAAGCAATTGTATATGTGCGAAACATAATAGCTCACCATTCAAGACTTTGGAGTAGAACTATGGCTATAAAAGCTACCGATACAATATCAAACCCAATGTATGATTGGTTAAATATGCCATTAACCGAAGTCCAAAAAAAGAAGCCTTTTTTAATTATATCAACATTAATTTATTTAGCAAATGCAGTTACACCAGGTCATCAAATTAAAGATAAGATTATTGAGTTAATTAAAGCTAATCCAAATGTTCCAATCTATAAATTAGGGTTTTTAAATAGTTGGGAACAAAATCCATTATGGATAAATAATTCGAGTAATAAAGGGTGTCTTTCTTTTAGTATTTTTAAAAAATAA
- a CDS encoding type I restriction endonuclease subunit R, which yields MSTQPEQVLENQLIEQLSNIGYTKVSIPDEASLLANLKAQLEKHNNITFTAKEFERVLNILSKGSVFEKAKTLREKQHIVRDNGDNLYFEFLNTEHWCQNQYQVTNQVTIEGNYKNRYDVTLLVNGLPLVQIELKRRGLEMKEAFNQINRYQRHSFGAKSALFQYVQIFVISNGVNTKYYANNRHQSFKQTFYWTNNENKRLTNILNGFTSEFLEPCHISKMICKYIVLNETHKILMVLRPYQYYAVESIIDKVKNSTHNGYIWHTTGSGKTLTSFKASQIIMKMPQVKKVIFVVDRKDLDYQTTKEFNSFSKGSIDGTDNTKALVKQFSDDTKIIVTTIQKLNTAISKKNYLAKMEKMKDERIVFIFDECHRSQFGETHNRIKAFFNNFQMFGFTGTPIFADNAVKNELGKRTTKELFGECLHKYVITDAIKDENVLKFAVEYVGKYKKKESATEIDIEVEDIDRKELMESPKRLEKVADYIIANHSRKTHNKEFTGMFCVGSTDMLVDYYDILYRKKLEGEHNLKIATIFSYVANEDDADANGYIPEEVAIAAEPNAEYALNPHKRDKLESYIGHYNEMFGSNFSTKDSQSFYNYYNDISKKVKERKIDILLVVNMFLTGFDSPSLNTLYVDKNLKYHGLIQAYSRTNRIINEQKSQGNIVVFRNLKKVTDQAITLFSNKEAIDVIIMEPYEDYAKKFNDAFINLLKITPTVNSVNQLVSEEDELEFIKAFRELMRLKNTMTTFANFNWEDLAMQEQLFNDYRSKYLDLWQKTKHDNTKEKVSILDDVDFELELIHSDVINVSYILQLLAGLKDAKQSDKVAKQKEIVDALTGEANLRSKRELIEKFIEDNLPEIEDSETIPQEFEKFWSEEQQKAFEVFVKEENLSSEKTQKLIEDYLYAEREPLRDELLDLIEGTKPNVLKRKSIGDRILNKVVNFVETFINGMDS from the coding sequence ATGAGTACACAACCAGAACAAGTTTTAGAAAATCAGTTAATAGAGCAGCTTTCAAATATTGGATATACCAAAGTTAGTATTCCAGACGAAGCTTCATTATTAGCTAATTTAAAAGCACAATTAGAAAAGCATAACAATATAACGTTTACTGCTAAAGAATTTGAGCGTGTTTTAAATATTTTGAGTAAAGGTTCTGTATTTGAAAAAGCCAAAACATTACGTGAAAAACAACATATTGTTAGAGATAATGGCGATAATTTATATTTCGAGTTTTTAAATACCGAGCATTGGTGTCAAAACCAATATCAAGTTACCAATCAAGTTACTATTGAAGGTAATTATAAAAACCGCTATGATGTTACGCTATTAGTAAATGGTTTGCCTTTAGTTCAAATTGAATTAAAGCGTAGAGGTTTAGAAATGAAAGAAGCTTTTAATCAAATTAATCGCTATCAAAGACATTCATTTGGTGCTAAATCTGCTTTATTTCAATACGTACAAATATTTGTTATTAGTAACGGTGTAAATACAAAATACTATGCAAATAACAGGCATCAATCATTTAAGCAAACATTCTATTGGACAAATAACGAAAACAAGCGTTTAACCAATATTTTAAACGGTTTTACATCAGAGTTTTTAGAGCCTTGTCATATCTCTAAAATGATATGTAAATACATTGTGTTAAATGAAACGCATAAAATATTAATGGTGCTTAGACCATATCAATATTATGCTGTAGAAAGCATTATCGATAAAGTCAAAAATAGTACACATAATGGTTATATCTGGCATACTACAGGTTCAGGTAAAACATTGACTTCTTTTAAAGCAAGTCAAATTATTATGAAAATGCCACAAGTTAAAAAAGTGATATTTGTAGTAGATAGAAAGGATTTAGACTACCAAACCACCAAAGAGTTTAATAGTTTCTCCAAAGGTAGTATAGATGGTACAGACAATACAAAAGCGTTAGTAAAACAGTTTAGTGATGATACTAAAATAATTGTTACTACCATTCAGAAGTTAAATACAGCCATTAGCAAAAAGAACTATTTAGCGAAGATGGAGAAAATGAAAGATGAGCGTATCGTCTTTATTTTCGATGAATGTCACCGTAGTCAATTTGGAGAAACACACAACCGTATAAAAGCGTTCTTCAATAACTTTCAAATGTTTGGTTTTACTGGAACACCCATATTTGCAGATAATGCGGTTAAAAATGAATTAGGTAAACGTACAACCAAAGAACTGTTTGGAGAATGTTTGCATAAATATGTGATTACAGATGCAATTAAGGATGAAAATGTATTAAAATTTGCTGTAGAATACGTTGGTAAATACAAGAAAAAAGAATCTGCAACAGAAATAGATATTGAAGTAGAAGACATTGATCGTAAAGAGTTAATGGAATCGCCAAAACGTTTAGAAAAAGTAGCCGATTATATTATTGCCAATCACAGCCGTAAAACGCACAACAAAGAATTTACAGGAATGTTTTGTGTGGGTAGTACTGATATGTTGGTAGATTATTATGATATTTTATATCGTAAAAAATTAGAAGGGGAACATAATCTTAAAATAGCAACCATATTTAGTTATGTAGCAAACGAAGACGATGCAGATGCCAACGGATATATTCCAGAAGAAGTAGCAATTGCCGCAGAACCTAATGCTGAATACGCTTTAAATCCACATAAAAGGGATAAATTAGAAAGTTATATAGGACATTATAATGAGATGTTTGGATCTAATTTTTCAACAAAGGATAGTCAGTCATTCTACAATTATTACAACGATATTTCAAAGAAAGTAAAAGAACGTAAGATTGATATTCTGTTAGTAGTAAATATGTTCTTAACTGGTTTTGATAGTCCATCGTTAAACACTTTATACGTTGATAAAAATTTAAAATATCACGGTTTAATACAAGCATATTCACGCACCAATAGAATTATAAACGAGCAAAAATCACAAGGTAATATTGTGGTGTTCCGAAATCTTAAAAAAGTAACCGATCAAGCTATTACTCTTTTTAGTAATAAAGAAGCTATAGATGTGATTATAATGGAACCTTATGAGGATTATGCTAAAAAATTCAATGATGCTTTTATCAATTTATTAAAAATAACACCTACTGTTAATAGTGTAAATCAATTAGTAAGTGAAGAGGATGAATTAGAGTTTATCAAGGCATTTAGGGAGTTAATGCGTTTAAAAAATACAATGACAACCTTCGCTAATTTCAATTGGGAAGATTTAGCCATGCAAGAACAGTTGTTTAATGATTATAGAAGCAAGTATTTAGATTTATGGCAAAAAACCAAACACGACAATACTAAAGAAAAAGTTTCAATTCTTGATGATGTAGATTTTGAATTAGAGTTAATTCATAGTGACGTAATAAATGTTTCTTATATTCTGCAATTATTGGCAGGTTTAAAAGATGCTAAACAGTCGGATAAAGTAGCTAAACAAAAGGAGATCGTTGATGCCTTGACGGGAGAGGCTAATTTAAGAAGTAAACGAGAATTAATAGAAAAGTTTATTGAAGATAATCTGCCTGAAATAGAAGATTCAGAAACCATACCTCAAGAGTTTGAAAAGTTCTGGTCAGAAGAACAGCAAAAAGCGTTTGAAGTATTCGTAAAAGAAGAAAATCTATCATCAGAAAAAACACAAAAGCTTATAGAAGATTATCTTTATGCCGAACGAGAACCATTGCGTGATGAATTACTGGATTTAATAGAAGGTACAAAGCCAAATGTTTTAAAACGTAAATCAATAGGTGATAGAATTTTAAATAAAGTCGTAAACTTTGTGGAGACTTTTATTAATGGAATGGATAGTTAA
- a CDS encoding helix-turn-helix transcriptional regulator, with amino-acid sequence MEFPKENILDNWLEENKNSEIDRFIERNLEITQKVCVILKTRGIKKNEFAKMLDKKPSEITKWLSGLHNLTLKSITKMEVALGVNLMNPEPQYVYLGMVEGGSQDVVSAKDDYEQSYYTQEAV; translated from the coding sequence ATGGAATTTCCTAAAGAAAACATACTTGATAATTGGTTAGAAGAAAACAAAAATTCTGAAATCGATAGATTCATAGAGCGTAATTTAGAGATTACTCAAAAGGTATGCGTAATTTTAAAGACAAGAGGTATTAAGAAAAATGAATTTGCTAAAATGTTGGACAAGAAGCCATCTGAAATTACGAAGTGGCTTTCTGGTTTACATAATCTAACATTAAAAAGTATTACAAAAATGGAAGTGGCGTTAGGTGTAAATCTAATGAATCCAGAACCCCAATATGTTTATTTAGGAATGGTAGAAGGTGGTTCACAAGATGTAGTTTCCGCAAAAGATGACTATGAACAAAGTTATTATACCCAAGAAGCAGTGTAA
- a CDS encoding SsrA-binding protein gives MKKQIFKFLAKLNKAILPSFTKQRLDLSKASKFQMAIFGWKLYVTKNALD, from the coding sequence ATGAAAAAACAAATCTTTAAATTTTTAGCTAAATTAAACAAAGCCATTCTACCAAGTTTCACGAAACAACGTTTGGATTTAAGTAAAGCCAGCAAATTTCAAATGGCAATTTTTGGCTGGAAATTATATGTAACAAAAAATGCTTTAGATTAA